In Zonotrichia leucophrys gambelii isolate GWCS_2022_RI unplaced genomic scaffold, RI_Zleu_2.0 Scaffold_34_1600103, whole genome shotgun sequence, the genomic stretch GTCCGTCCATCCGTCCCTCctcgcccccagccccaccagacGATGGACAGGCAGAAGAAGATGTGGCGGATCACGGGGGTCCGGACCAGGTCGGAGACGGTGTAGGAGGATTTCAGAGCTGCCAACTCCTCCTTCATGTTGGACTTCAACATctggggcagaggaaaggggagaTGTTGgcgagggggctgggggtggtcTCCAGCCCCCCATCCCCACCACGGGGCCACCAGACCTCCACCGTGATCTTCTCGCCCTCCTCCTTGCGGTTGTTGAAGGCGGCCACGCGCTGCAGGACCTTCACCGCCTGCTCGGCCTTGCCCGAGAGCACCAACCACCGCGCCGACTCCGCCAGCCACCTGCGGCCGgccaggggaaactgaggcacggccGGCACGCCCCCCACCACATCCCCACGGCCTCCCTGAGGGGCCCAAGGTCCTACCAGGAGTAGAGGAGGAAGACGAAGAAGGGCAGGGACACGGAGAGCTGGAGCCAGCGCCAGTGGGGGACGGCGTAGGCCACCCCGGCCAGGATGATCTGGCCCAGCGTGTAGGCGAAGCCGGTGATGGCCACGGTGATGGCGCGGTACGGCGTGGGGATCCACTCCACCACTgccggggacacggggacacggctCACTCGGGGTGTCCCCACGGAGATGGGACCGTCCTGGTCAGTGCGGCCACCCCAGCGTGGTCAGATGTGTCCACACCGTGTGACCCCAGCATGGCCACAGGGATGTCCTTGCTCATGGAGACTGGGATGTCCCCGCCATGGCCATTGGGTTGTCCCCACCCATGGCcacagggatgtccccacccATGACCGTTGGGACATCCTTATCCATGGTTGTCCCCACCCATGACCATTGGGTTGTTCTCACCCATGGCCATTGTGTTGTCCACTTCCATGACCATTGGGTTGTCCCCACCATGGCcacagggatgtccccacccATGACCGTTGGGACATCCTTATCCATGGTTTTCCCCACCCATGACCATTGGGTTGTCTCTACCCATGGCCATTGGGACATCCTTATCCATGGTTGTCCCCACCTCTAACCATTGGGTTGTCCACTTCCATGGTTATTGTGTTGTCCCCACCCATGACCATTGCATTGCCCCCCATGGTCATTGCATTGTCCCCATCCATGGCcacagggatgtccccacccATGGCCATGGCCATGTCCCCATCCATGACCATTGGGCTGACCCCACCAAGGTCATTGGGTTGTCCCCCTCCACGTCCAtgtccccacccctgcccagggccGTCCCCATTCATGACCACAGGGATGTCCCCCTTCGTGTCcatgtccccaccctgcccagggccgtccccgtgtcccctcacccAGGCAGGCGATGCTGAGGCCGAAGCCGGACAGCGCCATCCCGCCGGCGAAGCGGAACGCGCAGTAGGAGGCGTAGTTGGGGGCGAAGGCCGTGCACGTGCCCATCACCCCCAGCTGCAGGTAGGACCACATCAGCATGGCCTTGCGGCCAAACCTGCAACGGGAGCCACCGGGAGcgctgggagtgctgggagcaccgggatgggctgtgcagagcccccagggaaactgaggcacggagtgggggggggctgtgctgcctttaCCTGTCTGAGAGGCCCCCCAGGACCAGGGCGCCCACCAGGACCCCCGCCATGTAGATGGACTGGGCCATCTGCCGCAGCTGCCGGTAGGCACAGACCAGGTCCCActgcggggacagggggacGTCTGTcagtcagtctgtctgtctgcatctccatccatggatccacTGATCCACTGATCCACTGATCCattgctccatccatccatccatccatccatccatccatccatccatccatccatccatccatcatccatccatccatccatcatccatccatcactccatcatccatctccatccatcatccatccatccatccatccatccatcatccatccatccccatccatccatatccatccatccatccatccatccatcatccatccatccatccatccatccatccatccatcatccccatccatccatcatccatcatccatcatccatccatcatccatccatcatccatccatcatcatccatccatccatccatccatcatccatcatccatccatcatccatccatccatcatccatccatccatccatcatccatccatccatcatccatcatccatccatcatccatccatccatccatcatccatccatccatccatccatcatccatccatccatccatcatccatccatccatccatccatccatccatcccttgtcccacctcaccccaaatcccaccccgTCCCCACAGAGCTGTTGTCCCCCCCAGGACACCGTGGTcacctccccaccctccccgTCCCCgttgtccccgtgtccccacctCGGTGACGATGGTGGCCACGTAGATGCTGCGGTCGTAGTCCCACCCGTCACGGCACGGCTCGGTGGCCCGGGCCCCGCCGGTGACATTGGCCACGTAGCGCCGGCAGGACCCCAGGGTGACATCGGGGGACCCCAGGGTGACATTGGGCCACCCCAGCATGGCACCAGCGGGGCCCAAGGTGTCATTGGGGGacccccaggtgccatcaggctGGACATTGGTGCCATTGGGTGACCCCACGGTGCCACCGAGTGTGACATGTGTGTCACTGGCACTGTGGGCACCACTGGGGGACCTCAGGGTGGCACCAGGTGACCCCGAGGTGCCACCAGGAGAGCTCAGGGCGGTGTTGGAGCCTCTCAAGGTGTCACGAGGGGCTGCTGAGGTGGCACCGGGTGatgctggggtggcactgggcggtgctggggtggcaccgggcggtgctggggtggcaccggggacagcagggacgcGGCAGCGGTGCGGGGGCACGGCGGCAGTGAAGTTCTGGAGAAGGTTGTGGCTGGCCATGAGCAGGATGGGCACCGCCAGCAGCGCCGTCTGCAGCACCTGGAACCGGCCCAGGCCCCCGACCTGCGCCAGCACCGCCCCGAACGGCAtggcggggacacggggacactgctggggacagggggacactgctggggacacggggacacggggacactgctggggacaggggacactgatggggacagggggacactgatggggacagggggacagtgatggacacggggacagtgatggacacggggacactgctggggacagggggacagtgatggacacagggacactgatggggacagggggacactgatggggacagggggacagtgatggacacggggacactgatggggacagggggacactgatggacacggggacactgctggggacagggggacactgatggacacagggacagtgatggggacacggggacagtgatggacacggggacagtgatggacacggggacacggacACTGCTGGACAGAGGGACAAtgctggacatggggacaatggTCGACAGAGGGACACCGGGGCCTGGGGACATCTTCACCCATGGGGACAGCGGGACATGGGCACAGTGGgacatgggacacagggacagggggacacaggggacacagccacccccagggccatggggacaggggacagggaggtgacaccgcTGAGCTGGGGCCACCaggatgtggggacaggggacacgggcaCCCAGAGACGGGGAGGGGACGTGGTGGCCCCTGGGGACGGTGTCACCGCTCGCGTCACCGGTCCCCAACCCCTCCCGATGTCCCCGTCCCCTCCCAGCACGTCCCTGTCCCCTcggcagctccccagggatggggacatccggccagctgtgcctcctgtcccctccatcatgtccccaaaccctccctggtgtccccaaaccctccctggtgtccccaaaccctccctggtgtccccaacctgtcccatgtcccctctgtgatgtccccaaaccctccctggtgtccccaccaTCCTCATCCATGTCCCCaacctgtcccatgtccccaccatgtccccaacctgtcccatgtcccctctgggatgtccccaaaccctccctggtgtccccaacctGTCCATGTCCCAGCGTCCTCATCCATATCCCCAacatgtcccatgtccccaaaccctccctggtgtccccaacctgtcccatgtcccctctgcgatgtccccaaaccctccctggtgtccccaaaccttccctgatgtccccaaaccttccctggtgtccccaaaccctccctggtgtccccaacctGTCCCATGTTCCTTCTgtgatgtccccaaaccctcctggtgtccccaacctGTCCCATGTTCCctctgggatgtccccaaaccctccctggtgtccccaccaTCCTCATCCATGTCCCCAAcctgccccatgtcccctctgtgATGTCCCCAACCCAacccctgtccccaccacaCCCCCCGTGATGTCCCCAGCTTGTCCCGGGGTCcccccatgatgtccccaacCCGTCCAacgtcccctcccctccctaagagaaaaacaatgtccccaatgtcccccaacaATGTCCCCCaacaatgtccccaaatccccaacaatgtcccaatgtcccccaacAATGTCCCCaacaatgtccccaacccctccctgGTGTCCCAACCTGTTGTTCCTGTgtcccccaaatgtcccccccagtcctgtcccctcctgtcccctcccgtcCTCCAGGTGCCACCCCCACCCCGAGGtgcccccattgtccccatctGTCCCAGACCCCGCCTGTGCCCCCGTCCCGGGGGTCCCCCAATTGTCCccgtccccctgtccctgtccccctgtccctctgtccccctgtccgtctgtccgtctgtccccctgtccgtctgtccctctgtccgtctgtccccgtctctgtccctgtccgtctgtccctctgtccccgtgtccctctgtcctcctgtccccctgtgcctgtccgtctgtctgtccccctgtgcctgtccctgtccccccgtccccctgtccctctgtccgtctGTTCCTCTGTTCTCGTGTCCCACCTGCTctcctggcactgtccctgtccgtctgtctgtccccctgtccctgtccccccgtccccctgtccatctgtccccccgtgtcccacctgctctgtctgtccgtctgtcccgctgtccctgtccctttctctgtcccgtccctgtccccctgtccgtctgtccctctgtccccgtgtcccaccTACTctcctggcactgtccccctgtccctctgtccgtcccgctgtccctgtctctgtcccgtccctgtccctctgtccgtccgtccgtccccctgtccctgtccccctgtcccgtccctgtccccgtgtccgtctgtcccacCTGCTCTCCCGCtctgtccgtccgtctgtccgtcccgctgtccctgtccctgtcctgtccctgtccgtctgtcccatCTGCTCTCCCGCtctgtccgtccgtctgtccgtccctctgtcccgtccctgtccccgtgtccgtctgtcccacctgctctcccgctctgtccgtccgtccgtccgtccccGCCGCGCTCCCCCGTTACACAACGAGGCCGATTCGCCGCCTTTGGTGCCACCGGGATtaacggggggggggggggaaattccAGCGCCGCGGGGGGGTCCGGGCGCCTCCGCTCCCCCCGCGGGGGCTGCGCGGGACCAcggggacccccgggacccctccccacatttAGGGACCCCcggagacccctccccacatttAGGGACCCCCGGAGACCCCTCCTCATAATCAGGGACCCCCCGAGACCCCTCCCACAACTAGGGAGCCCCGGAGACCCCTCCCAGTTAGAGACCCCcccgagacccctccccaaatttagGGACACCCCCGAGCGAGACCCCTCCCCATAATCAGGGACCCCCCGAGACCCCTCGAGACCACCCCCACATTTAtggaccccccgggacccccccccgcGACCACCCCCACATTTAGGGACCCTCCTCACATTTAGGGACCCCTCCCTTACATTTCGGGAACCCCCAAAAAGATCGGGACCCTCCCGAGACGACCCCCCCCCACATTTAGGGACCCCCCCCCACCTGTTGGTGTCCCCCAAGACCCCCCCACATTTAGGGACTCCCCAAAGGATCGGGACCCCCCCGAGACCCTTCCTCACATTTAGGGACCCCTCCCACATTTAGGGGTGCGCCTATAGAAGCCCCTAAACCCGTACGGATCCCCCCTGAGCCCCTATAAatccccccaagccccccaaaatccccccgagccccccaaaatccccccaagcCCTTATAAACCCCCCCGAGTCCCTacagaccccccaaacccccccagaccccccaaaatccctttaaagCTCCTTTAGGGCCTGGGGTCCCCAATAGGAGCTCATtgacccccccagccccctctgACCCCCCCAT encodes the following:
- the LOC135460336 gene encoding solute carrier family 22 member 6-A-like gives rise to the protein MPFGAVLAQVGGLGRFQVLQTALLAVPILLMASHNLLQNFTAAVPPHRCRVPAVPGATPAPPGATPAPPSATPASPGATSAAPRDTLRGSNTALSSPGGTSGSPGATLRSPSGAHSASDTHVTLGGTVGSPNGTNVQPDGTWGSPNDTLGPAGAMLGWPNVTLGSPDVTLGSCRRYVANVTGGARATEPCRDGWDYDRSIYVATIVTEWDLVCAYRQLRQMAQSIYMAGVLVGALVLGGLSDRFGRKAMLMWSYLQLGVMGTCTAFAPNYASYCAFRFAGGMALSGFGLSIACLVVEWIPTPYRAITVAITGFAYTLGQIILAGVAYAVPHWRWLQLSVSLPFFVFLLYSWWLAESARWLVLSGKAEQAVKVLQRVAAFNNRKEEGEKITVEMLKSNMKEELAALKSSYTVSDLVRTPVIRHIFFCLSIVWFSISFSYYGLAMDLQNFGVSIYLIQVIFGAVDFPAKVVVTVSLSYVGRRLSLMVTLFLAGLVIVANIFVPTELQTLRTALAVIGKGCLSASFNCVFLYTTELYPTPIRQTGLGFGSTMARVGGIVAPLVKMMDEYYPFLPPAVYGVAPVVAAVAAAFLPETLNTPLPDTIEEVENRTKQKPAGDPKEKIALQPQDGPPLKEP